ACTCAAGAGTCACGACGCGATCCGGGCGCTCATCTCCCAACTCGTGCCCAGCCTCAAGCCGATCGTCGACATCGGGGAGACCAAGCAGGAATTCGAGATCTCGGGCAGGATCCTGCACCGTCCTGAATTCCCGAGGCCAGGTGGGAAGGCGGCGTTCCGTGCCCATCCCATGCCTGCTCTCCCACCGCTTGGCGAGGGCGAGATCCGGCTGATGACGGTGCGATCGGAAGGGCAGTTCAACACGATCGTCTACGAGGATGCGGACCCCTATCGCGGGCAGGAGCGGCGCGATGTGATCTTGATGTGCGCCGCCGATTTGATGCGGCTAGGCTTGAAGCCGGATGACCCCGTGGACGTTATCGGCCCAGCAGGCACGATGCGGGGGCTCCTTGCCCGCGAGTGGCGGATCGCCGAGGGCTGTGCGCTGATGTACTACCCCGAGTGCAACGTCCTGCTGCCGCGCACGGCAGACCCCAAATCGCGCACGCCTGCGTTCAAGTCGACGGTAGTGAGAGTGGCGCCCAGCTTGGGCGAACCCCAAGGGCGATCTGGCGAGCGGCTCAAGTCATTGAGGATTGCGGAAAGTCGCTCCACGATGAAGGCGTGCTAGCAGTTCATGGAGCCAGTAGGGCGGCCCTTCAGGCCTTGTGGATTCTGGTGCGCCATGTTTCAGGGCTTCGCCCTTTGCTCCAACAGGTCGGCCCGATGGGCCTGGCAGAACGGTCCTTGGGATGTGCGAGGGCTTAGGGACACCCCCTCATCTTGCCGCGCTGAGAGTGGTAAGGGCCTCAGAGTCCAGACGTGTGGGGAGCGTAGGGGGCGGCAGCTCCGACCGAAAGGTCCTCGTGGCCGTAGCCGCCGGTTCCGTGCCGGCGCGTCAAGGCTTTCACGCAAGGAACGCGAAGATTCGCGGAAGGACACGGAGATGCGCTGGTCTGCCACACTAGAGTGAAAGCGACTTCGACTAGTATCTGTGCCCGAATTTGGGTTCTGAGAAGGTCACGCACACGACCGGTTCCAGAGTGTTCTCAGGAGTGCAATAGCCATGATGAACGCACTGCTTCTGTTAGCTGCCTCGTTAATCACGCCTATTCTTACAGGCGGTGTTATGGATGACCTTCGTCCCGAGCTATCCGCCTTTTCAACGCAGTTTCTACATTATCGAGACGGAGGGCTTGTTGTTCGGACCTCGCTGTTCAAGCGCGCGGATCAAGCTTCTCTTTCTGTCAGTACTGCCACGTACCCTTCGGCCAACGAGCGTCGCTCACGTGTCTCTGAGTTTCGCAAACGGACGTCGGCTCTCGTGAGGCCCGATAGTCGAGCTCGAACATCAAATCTTGGCTTCAGCGGGCTGCCACTCGGTGATGTCGTGGGCAGATCCGTGGATCCAGGCTCAAAGACTGTGGTCTTTAGCGCGGGCGCTGAGCTGTCACGGGTGTATATCCAACTAATGTATCGTGGGACCGGCGCACCCGGACAAATCGTGTGGGAGGTCGGAGATGAAACTCAAGACCGACAGCTGGTCGAAGACATCGCCCGCCGCGTGCTAGGAAGAATGCTGGCCTGGCAACACGTTCAATCGGTCCGCGACAGAACCCTTGCGTCAAGTGCCACCGAAGTTACCGATAGCGCCGGCAAGCGCTTTGTCTCGGTCGCCAGTTGGGTCGCCGCCCAAGGTGGAGCCTCGACCTCCGAGCGCAGCGTGGGAAGACGCTTCACCCACAACGGGCGTGCAGTCTTGGTCTTGACGGGCACCGACAAGATCAAGGTTGGCAGTCAGTGGATTGGTCTAGGTGGGTATGTGATGGAGGTTAACAACAAGCCGTTCGTCCCCCTCCAGGGCCTGATTTCTGCTCTCAATTGAAAGGCAGAAGAAAGAGATAGACTGCAAGGGAAATGCTAAGTCCGCTGCTGTTCATTCTCTGCTCTGTTCCACAGCAAGGCGGAAGGATCGTCTCGCCGGAGGTGCATCCCGACCGCACCGTGACCTTCCGGCTCCGAGCGCCGAACGCCCAGCGGGTGGACCTCTCGATCGAAGGCTCGGCAAGCGCTCTCATGGTGAAGGACGAGAACGGGGTTTGGAGCTTTACCACCAAAGCGATGACCCCGGACATCTATGGATACAGCTTCTCCGTGGACGGCACCGCCACGCTCGACCCGAACAACATCGAGGTCAAGCCGAACCTCTTCTGGGCGAGCAACATGGTCACCGTCCCTGGAAATCCGCCGGAGGTTTGGGAGGTCCAGAACGTGCCCCACGGCAAGCTGCACCGCCACTTCTATCGGTCCGAAGTCGTCGGCGATCAACGCGATTACTTCGTCTACACGCCGCCCGGCTATTCGGCATCGGGACCGAAACTGCCGGTTCTTGTGCTGCTTCATGGGTATTCAGACACGGCCGTTGGGTGGACGGAGGTCGGGAAGGCGCACGTCATCCTGGACAACCTGATCGCGCAGAAGAAGGCCAAACCGATGCTGGTTGTGATGACGCTGGGCTATGGTGTCCCAGACTTCTCCAACCCCGGCACGGCCGGTTATCGAAAGCCCTTGGACTTCAGAAGGAGCTATGCCGGCTACCGGGATGCGCTCTTCAAAGAGGTTCTTCCAACGGTGGAGAAGGACTACCGGGTGCAGCCCGGCAAGGCTTCCCGGGCCATCGCCGGGCTCTCGATGGGGGGCTCGGAGAGCTTGCTGGTGGGGCTGAATGCGCTCGACCGGTTTGCGTATGTGGGCTCGTTCAGCGCAGGGGGGCTCGTCCAATCTCACGACGCCAACTTCCCGGGCCTCAAGGCGGAGGAAGCCAACAAACTCAAGCTGCTCTATGTTCGTTGCGGAACCGACGACGGCCTGATCGGGGCGAATCGCGGGCTGCGGGACTGGCTCGTGGGCAAGGGTGTGAAGCTGGAATACGGCGAGACCGGCGGCGGGCATGTGTGGATGCTTTGGCGGCGGAATCTGGCGGAATTTGCCGGCCGGTTGTTTCAGTAGTTGTTGAGCCCCTCCCTTGGTTTTGCGCAGCGAAACTGAGGGAGGGGGCTCTATCCCCCATCGCCCTTCGCACTTCGCTCTCTCGCCTACCCGCCGCGCGAGGCGTTGAGGGCGCGTTTGGCGTTAATCTTGGCCTTGTCGATTTCCATGGGACGGCCATCGGCGTCGAAGGGCGCCTTGAAATCAAAGGCGAACGCCGTGGAGCCGTTCTCATGAAGGTGGTCGATTCGGTCGCCGGCCTCGTTCCAATCGGGAGTGTGGCCGTCCGCGACCCACCAGGCGACATACGTGGGCGCATTGCGGTCCTTGAACCACTCCCGCCGCTTGGACATCGCTTCGCCGTGTGGCCCGCGATAGGCGTAGGCGATTACAGACTCAAGATCGGTCCAAAGGGAAAGGGTTGAGGGAAGCATGAGCAGGTCGTCGACGGGCTGAAAGCACTTGGGGCAAACGACCTCGCCCCAGCCGTGTTGGTCCAGCATCGTGTCGCGGCGCGACCGGTCGATGAATCCGTCGCTGGTCTCGACATCGGCGAAGACGTCCGCGATGCGGTCGAAGAAGCCCTGAACGGTCGGGTGGCCGTAGGGCTCCCGGAGTTCTCCCATCGTCATGAACGCAAGTCTTGCCATAGTTAAGCGGCTAGTATTATGCATCCAAGGTACGCCCTGTCTCGGTTTTCTGCGCTTACCGGCCCCACCCATAGGGCGAGAAAAAAGCCCCTCCCTTGGTTTTGCACAGCGAAACTGAGGGAGGGGTTGGGGTGGGAGACATCCCGTAATCCTCCTCCATAATCAACCCGTGATCCCCATGATCCTTGCAACCGTTGCCGTCAGCGCGCCGGAGACAGTCACCGCGCAAGACTTCCTCAAGACGGGAAACCCCAACGACTTCTATGCGAACCAAAGGGCCCCCCTCACGCCTAGTCCCCTTCAGAAGCTCCCGACCGGGTCGGTGAAGGCCGCGGGCTGGCTGAAGACTCAGCTCGACCTCCAGCGCGACGGCTTCGCGGGAAGGCTCCCGGAGATCAGCAAGTTTCTGGACCTTAAGAACAACGCCTGGATGGGCACGGGAACGCAGGACCGCGCAGGTTGGGAAGAGTTGCCCTATTGGCTGAAAGGGCAAGTCTCGCTGGCCTATGTGACGGGCGACAAGAAGCTGATCGCCCAGATTCAGCCCTGCATCGACGCGGTGCTGAAGAGCCAAGAGCCGAGCGGCTGGTTCGGCCCGGACACCAACCGCGACACCAAGCTGGGGACGCCGGACCTGTGGCCGAACATGCTCATGCAGATGGTCCTGCAGACCTACCAAGAGGCCACCGGGGACCCGCGCGTGGTTCCGTTCATGCTCCGGTACTGCGATTACCTTTTGTCCTTGGAGCCCAAAGAACTGATCGACCCGCGTCACTATTGGCATCATCAGCGGGTCGGCGACCAGTTGGCGAGCCTGGTCTGGCTCTACAACCGGACCGGCGAAAAGAAGATCCTCGACCTTGCCGCGCGGCTCCATAAGGCTGGCGCTCGGTGGGACCTCGGCGTCGCCAATCATCACGGGGTGAACTTTGCGCAGGCCTTCCGGGAGCCGGCGACTTTTGGGCTGTTTTCGGGCAAGTATTCGGATTGGCAAGCTACCGAGAAGGACCTGAAGGCGTTTCGCGACGAGTTCGGGCAGTCTCCCGGTGGGATGTACGGCGCCGACGAGAACGCACGCAAAGGCAAGACCGACCCCCGTCAGGCCGCCGAGACCTGCGCGGTCGTCGAGATGATGTTCTCCCATGAGCTGCTGTTTCAGTACAGCGGGGGCGACCCGCAGTGGGCCGATCACGCCGAAGATGTCACGTTCAACTGGCTGCCCGCGACGATGACCCCCGACCTCAAAGCCCTGCGCTATCTCACCTCGCCAAACTTGGCGGTTTCGGACGCCCCAAGCAAGAGTCCGGGCGTGGAGAACGGCGGGCCGATGTTCCTCATGGACCCGAACGACCACCGCTGCTGCCAGCACAACACGGGAATGGGCTGGCCCTATTTCACCGAGCACCTCTGGTTCGCCACCGACGGCAACGGTCTTCTGGCGGGCATCTATGCGCCGAACAAGGTCACGGCGAAGGTTGGGCCCGGAGTCAAGGTCACGATCGCTGAAGACACGAACTACCCGTTCGAGGAGACGATCCGGTTCAAGGTCGATCCGGCGAAGCCGGTTCGCTTCCCACTTTCCCTGCGTGTGCCTGGTTGGTGCAAGTCGGCCAGCGTTAAGTTGAACGGCAAGAAGCAGAGGGTGAAGCCCAAGGCAAGTCAGTTCGTCCAGATCGATCGAACCTGGAAGAAGGGCGACGTGGTCGAGCTGAGCCTGCCGATGCAGGTTAGGACCGAGACCTGGAGCCAGCGACCCGGCACGCTCAGCGTGTATCGCGGACCGTTGGCCTATTCGCTCAAGATCGCCGAGGAGACCAAGCGCGTGCCGAGACGCAATGGCTGGGACGCGTTCGAAATCCTGCCGAAGTCGGCCTGGAACTATGGATTAGCGCCGAAGCCCACGTTCACTTTCGCTTCGAAGCCAGCCCCGAAGTCTGGGCAAATATGGGAAGCCGCTCGCGTGCCCGTGAGCCTCACCACCCAGGCAAGGCGCATCCCCGAGTGGGGGCTGGACCATTTCGGGCTCGTCGGCGTGCTGCAGAAGAGCCCGGCCCGTTCTCTTGAAAAACCCGAGACGATCACCCTGATCCCGATGGGGGCCGCGCGCTTGAGGATCACGGTGTTCCCCACGGCGACGCCGACCGGCAACAAATGGGTCGGCCAACAGAAGCCTCGCCCGCCGTTGCCGACGACCTATTCCCACGTGTTTCGCGGCGACTCTGCGGGGGCGCTCAGCGACGGGCTCGAACCCAGAAATTCGCACGATGAGGAGATTCCCAGGTTCACCTGGTGGGACCACAAGGGAACCGAGGAGTGGGTGGCCTACCAGTTCGAGGCGCCCCGCGCTTTTCTGAGCAGCAGGGTGTATTGGTTCGACGACGCGGCGATCAAGGGCGAATGCCGAGTGCCGGAGAGCTGGAAAATCCAGGCCAAGGTGAACGGCGAATGGGTGGACGTGCACGCCCCGGCGGGCTTTCCGGTGAAGAAAGACGCCTGGAGCGAGGTCCGCTTCGATACGGTGGTGACGGCGGAACTCCGGCTAGTCGTCATGCTGAAGCCTGGGTTCTCAGGCGGAATTTTGGAGTGGGAGTTGCGGTAGCAAGGGACAAAGGGACACTGGGACTTACGGACAAATGGGACGAAGGGACTCCCCCTCACCCGGTTCACTTTGTTCACCGACCTCTCCCCAAGGGGGCGAGGTGAAAACGGCCCCCTCCCCTTGTCCCGGTGATTGGGATAGGGGGAGGGGTTAGGGGGAGGGGGTTCGGGGCCGCCCACCCAGCGCCTCAGTCCTCCGCCATCCACTGCGTCAGGATCCTTTGCTCGATTCCGAGGCATTGAAGCACCCGGGCCACGACGGTGTCGGCAAGGTCTTCAAGGGTCTTGGGCTGGTGGTACCAGGAGGGGCTCGCGGGCAGAATGGTCGCGCCGGCCTCTGCGAGTTGCGTGAAATTGCGGAGATGGATCAGGTTCCATGGCATTTCGCGCGGGACCACGATCAGCTTGCGGCCCTCTTTGAGGCAGACGTCGGCGGCGCGGGTCATCAGGTCGGCGCTGATGCCGTTGGCGATGCGTCCTGCCGTGCCCATGGAGCAGGGGATGATCACCATCCCGTCATGCCGGAAAGATCCGCTTGCCGGGGGCGTGAAATAGTCCTTGTCGTCGAGCAAGTGGAGGTTGGGCAGGTTCTCGCCAAGCCAGGCGCCCGTCGAGAAGTTCTCCAGATCGATCGGGACGCGCAGCTCAGTCTCAGCCACGAGCGGCGCTTGTCGGCTGAGGATGAGGAAGATCTCCGAGTAGTGCCGCGCGGCCTGTTTGAGAAAGCGCTGAGCGTAGATGGCTCCGCTTGCTCCTGTGACTCCGACGACCAGCTTGCCCGTGGACATATCGTTAGTCTACGCGTGATGGGCGATGCGCGGTGCGCGACGGGCAATCTTCGAAGTCTGTAGCCGCCGGTTCCGTGCCGGCGTCCCGGGGACGCCGTTCCGCCACGGAGATATCCGTCGAACTCGTGTCATCTGGCTTCAGCCACTTCTCCCTTTGGACCTGGCCAGGACGCCGGCACAGAGCCGGCGGCTACAGACCTAATTGAGCCACCATCTCCGGAATTCGCCGTCCGTCATCCATCTGCCATCGCCCTTCGCTTCTCACGACCACCAGAGGCTGAGAAGCTCTTGCTCACGTTCCTTGGTAAGGCCCGCTCGCCATTCGTGGGGTTGAGGACGGGAATGCGCCCAAGCCAACGTATCCCGTGTGGTTTCCTCTATTGGCCGCAGCCTGAGACCAGACTCCACGGCCCTTTGGATGGAGACGGCCATCATGCCATCGTCCCCTGACTCCAGCCCCAGGTAGAGGGGCAACTGGATCCAAGGCTGGACCTCCCATTCGGCGAGCTTCGCAGGATCGACCCACTGGAGCTCGGCTTTGGCCTTTGTGGTGTCACGGATCGTTTCGAGCAGCGGCCCCAACTGATAGGGTTCCGCAGGGCCCGTCAGATTGTAAGTCCCTGCGCATCCTTGCTCCAGCGCTCCGACACACCATGCGGCCAAATCGCGAACGTCGATGATCTGGACGGGCTGGCTCTTTCGCCCCGGAACAAGCACATCGCCACCTTCGGCCATGCGGCAGGGCCAATAGGTGAAGCGGTCGGTGGGGTCGTGGGGGCCGACGATGAGCCCTGGGCGGGCGATGATGGAGGTCTGCGGGAAGACCTCACGCACGGTGTCCTCGCACATGGCCTTTAGCGGTCCATAGGTGTCGCCCGTGATCTCTTCGATTGCGGTGTTTTCAAGTGTTGCAACGGGCCAGCTTTCGTCGGCGCCGGCGGAAGGCTTGTCGTAGACCGAAATCGAGGAGATGAAGAGGAACGCGTTAGCGATGCCTTCGTCCTTGATGAACCTCGCCGTTTCTTGTACGACTCGGGGCACGTAGCCGCCGGTGTAGACAACGGCATCCCAGTTCTTTCCGGCCAGGCCCCGGACGTGCTCGGTCCAATCGCCAAGGATGCGTTCGACCTGGCCCGCGAAGAGGTCCGCTCCGGTCTGGCCACGATGAAAGAGGGTGATCTGGTGGCCGGTGGCCAGTGCGGCTTCGACGATGTGTCTGCCGAGGAACTTGGTCCCGCCGAGGATGAGGATACGCACAGTGGGATTGTGGCTCAGTACGGGATGACATCGCGGTCGTGGCGATCGAGGGGGTCCAGGCCTTCGCTTCAACAGGTCAGCCCTTCGGCCCGCAAGGGAAAGATCCTTGGCATCCTCAAGGTTCCACACGCTCCTCACCCGGTTTCGACACGCTCAACCTCCGCTGAGGCAAGCTCAGGGCAGGATTCTCCCGTGAACGACAGGGCGGCTTTATGATCGGGTCGCGCATCGCTCATCGCCCCTTGCGCATCGCGTCTCCTCCCCCTCACCCGGTTCGCTACGCGCATCGACCTCTCCCCAAGGTGGCGAGGTGGTTCCGGACCTCAGACCTCGGACCTGAACACCTGAAAACCTGAGAACCTCGCACCTCGCACCTCAGCCCAAAACCCCTGCCCCGAACCCCCACCAAAAAGGTACACTTTGACCTGATTTCCACCCTGAGCGACCCCGTGGCCCGCTCGTTCGTCTGGAACTAAGAAACCGTGGCTGAAAACGATCCCCATTTGGCATATATCAACGTCAACGACGAGCTTGCGAGAAGCTATGTCAACTACGCGATGTCGGTCATCATCGCGCGCGCCCTGCCGGACGTTCGCGACGGACTAAAGCCAGTCCAGCGCCGCATCCTTTACGCGATGCGTACCCTGAATCTGACTCCCGAGAACCCGCACACCAAGTGCGCCAAGGTGGCCGGCGAAACCCAGGCGAACTACCACCCGCACGGCCAAGAAGTCATCTATCCCACGCTCGTCCGCCTCGGGCAGAGTTGGTCCATGCGCTACCCGCTGGTCGATGGCCAGGGCAACTTCGGTTCCGTCGATGGGGACGAGCCCGCCGCGATGCGTTATACGGAATGCCGCCTGACGCGACTCGCCATGGAGATGCTCGAGGACCTCGACCGCGAGACGGTCGACTGGATGACCACGTACCTCCAAGGCGACCTCCTGGAGCCAACTTCGCTTCCGGGCAAGTTCCCAAACCTCCTGTGCAACGGCGCGCAGGGCATCGCCGTCGGTATGGCCACCAGCATGCCGCCGCACAACCTGCGCGAGGTATGCAACGCGATCCTGCGACGTATCGAGAATCCAAGCTGTACGCTTGAGGATCTGATGGAAGACGTCCAGGGGCCCGATTTCCCGACCTACGGGATCATCATGGGCACACAGGGACTCAGGAACTGCTACACCACCGGGCGTGGCAGCATCGTGATGCAGGCCAAGACGATGATCGAGCCCGCCGAGATGGGCAAGTCCAAGATCGTCATCACCGAGCTGCCCTATCAGGTCAACAAGACCAACCTGGTCAAGAGCATCGCCGAGATTGGCAAGCTGCGCAAATTCGACGGCATCACCGACGTTCAGGACTACTCGGACAAGCGAGGCATGCGCGTCGAGGTGGACCTGCGCCGCGATGTGAACCCGAACAAGGCGCTGAACTACCTTCTCAAACACACGAACCTGCGCACCACCTTTGGCGCGACGATGCTCTCGCTCGTGGACGGCGCTCCCCGCGTGGCGCCGCTCGACCTCATCATCGACGAGTACATCCGGCATCGTCGAGATGTGATTGAGCGCCGGACCCGGTATGAGCTTTACCGCGCGCTCGAAGAGGTGCACCTCAACGAGGGCTTCCAGATCGCGAGGCGGTTCCTCGACGAAGTTATCGCCACGATCCGCGCCGCCGAAGACGTGGGTGTGGCTCGCGCGGAACTGGTCCGAAAGTTCGAGCTTTCGCCGTTCCAGGCCAACGCGATCCTCAACATGCCGCTGCGCCAGCTTACCAAGCTCTCTCAGCAAGAGCTGGAGAACCGCTACAAGGAGGCGTTGCTCAAGGTCCAAAACCTGATGGACATCCTAACGGACCCGATCCGATTGACCGGCGTCATGAGGGACGAGGTCACGGCGATGCGCGACAAGTTCGGGGACGACCGCCGAACCAAGATCATCACGCGCGAAGCCGGCGACTTCAGCGAAGAAGACCTCATTCCCGAAGAAGAGGTCATCATCTCGATCTCGCGCGACAACTACATCAAGCGCGTGAGCCTCGACGCCTATCGCGAGCAGAAGCGTGGCGGAAAGGGCCTGAAGAACGTGATGAAGTCCGAGGATGAGCCGGCGCACCTGTTCCAGGTGAACACCCACCATTTCATCCTCTTCTTCACGGACCGGGGCCGCGTTTACAAGCTCCGGGCTTACGACCTGCCCGAGAGCGGCCGCTACGCCAAGGGCATGCCCGTCATCAACTACATCCAGATTCTGGGCAGCGAGCGCGTAACCGCGACCGTGAGCGTGAAGGACATCAAGAGCGACGGCTACCTGACGATGATCACGCGCATGGGCGAGATCAAACGCACCGAGATGGCCAAGTTCGAGAACATCCGCTCGAACGGCCTCATGGCGTTCGATATCGAAGAGGGCGACGATCTGAACTGGGTGCTCAAGACCCGCGGCAACGAGGACGTGTTGCTGGTGACGCGCGAAGGGCAGTCGATCCGGTTCCCGGAGACGGCAGCGCGCGGCAGGGGTCGCGCCGCCGGCGGCGTACGAGCCGTTCGCTTCAAAAACGACGAGGACCACGTGGTTTCCGCGCACATCGTTCGCCCTGGCGCTTACCTGCTGGTCATCGGCGAGCACGGGTTCGGAAAGTTGACGGACCTGGAGGAATACCGCGTCCAGGGCCGTGGCGGCTCGGGCATCTTGACGATGAACGTCACCGACAAGACGGGCAAAATCGTCACGGGCAAGGTCGTGGACCTGGATGACAAGCTCTTGGTGATGACGACTCTCGGCCAGTCGATCCGTTGCCCAGTGAAGGATATTCGTGTCACCGGACGCATCGCTCAGGGCGTGAAGATCATCAACCTGAAGGACGCCGACACCGTGAAGTCCGTTGCCCGAGTGGTGAAAGACGCCGACGACGGCGACCTGGAGATCAGTCCGGAGCCCGAAGAATAGCCCATGGACGCCTATTCCAGGATCCTCGCGATAGGTTCTGGAGCCTTCGTGGGCGCCAACGCGCGCTATTGGCTCGGCGGCTGGGTGCAAGAGCGCACGGGCACGGTTTTCCCCTGGGGCACGCTTCTTGTCAACATCTCGGGGTCTCTGCTCATTGGGCTGGCGATGGGTTTGGCGCTGGAGCAGAACTGGGCACTAGGTTGGCGGCTGTTTCTCGTTGTGGGTGTTTTGGGCGGCTACACCACCTTCTCCGCGTTTGCCTACGAAACGGTGCAACTCCTTTCCGAGGGAAACTTGGCGTCCGCCTTCGGCCATATGGCCGGGAGTCTCGTGTCCACAGTGTTGGCGGCCTGGCTGGGCCTGGCGCTGGCGCGAGCGCTTGTTGGGGGGTAGGGGTTCCGGACCTCAGACCTCGGACCTATGGGAGGCGAAGGGCGAAGGGGGACCCATTTCGGACCCCAGGCCTCGCACCTCGGACCTGAACACCCGAAAACCCGAAAACCTGAAAACCCGAGAACTTCCGGTCCCCAGACCTCAGACCTCGGACCTCGCACCTCGGACCTCTCCCCTCCTCCCGGGACCTTCGACTATGCCCGGTTCGATTCTGTTGGTAGGATGAGAGGGTGGAGCAGCCGCCATTTATGTCGCCTGAGACCCTGAAGACGGTCCTCATCGTGGGGCTTTTCTTTGGGCTCTTCGTCGTGGTGCCCATCGTGGCCATCCTTGCCGAACACCAGCGCAAGATGATGCGGCTGATGCGCGGCGAGAAGGAGGGGCCAAGCGAGACGGCTGAACTCTTGGCCGTGCTCAATGGCCAGGCGCCGCCCAGAACAGCAGAGGTCGAAGCGTTGAAGGCGCGAGTCAACGAACTGGAAGAGAAGCTTTCCGAACTCCAATCCTCGCTGCCCGCGCCGACGAAGAGAGACTGACAGGCTCGGCGACAAGATGGAGGCACCACCTCAGACATTACAAGACGGCGGTTGACCTGCACGGGCGGGACGCCCGCGCTACGCCCGCGAGAGGATCGCCTTTCGCTACTTCCTGAACGCCAAATACCCCCAGACGTGCGAGGTCGGGCCGAGCGACTGCATGACCGTGAACTCGTTCATCATGATCGTCCAGAACGAGTCGAACCACGTCTCAGCCTGCGGCCACTGGGAGCCGTCGGGGTACATGAACGGCCTCGCCAGCGTGAACCAAGGGCCTTCCTTCTCGACGTTGTAGTAGAGCGGGCCGTAGACCGTGATCCCTTCGGGCATGCGTCCGCCCCCCGAGTACCGGGGGTCGAGCATGAAGGGTCGCTTCACCGGATTCGAGCCCACACCACTCGTGAACACCGTGTTCGTGGGGTTCATGCCCACCAGGAAGCCGTTCGAGCGCAGCAGAGCG
This genomic interval from Armatimonadota bacterium contains the following:
- a CDS encoding esterase, whose protein sequence is MLSPLLFILCSVPQQGGRIVSPEVHPDRTVTFRLRAPNAQRVDLSIEGSASALMVKDENGVWSFTTKAMTPDIYGYSFSVDGTATLDPNNIEVKPNLFWASNMVTVPGNPPEVWEVQNVPHGKLHRHFYRSEVVGDQRDYFVYTPPGYSASGPKLPVLVLLHGYSDTAVGWTEVGKAHVILDNLIAQKKAKPMLVVMTLGYGVPDFSNPGTAGYRKPLDFRRSYAGYRDALFKEVLPTVEKDYRVQPGKASRAIAGLSMGGSESLLVGLNALDRFAYVGSFSAGGLVQSHDANFPGLKAEEANKLKLLYVRCGTDDGLIGANRGLRDWLVGKGVKLEYGETGGGHVWMLWRRNLAEFAGRLFQ
- a CDS encoding DUF3291 domain-containing protein: MARLAFMTMGELREPYGHPTVQGFFDRIADVFADVETSDGFIDRSRRDTMLDQHGWGEVVCPKCFQPVDDLLMLPSTLSLWTDLESVIAYAYRGPHGEAMSKRREWFKDRNAPTYVAWWVADGHTPDWNEAGDRIDHLHENGSTAFAFDFKAPFDADGRPMEIDKAKINAKRALNASRGG
- a CDS encoding glycoside hydrolase family 127 protein, whose protein sequence is MIPMILATVAVSAPETVTAQDFLKTGNPNDFYANQRAPLTPSPLQKLPTGSVKAAGWLKTQLDLQRDGFAGRLPEISKFLDLKNNAWMGTGTQDRAGWEELPYWLKGQVSLAYVTGDKKLIAQIQPCIDAVLKSQEPSGWFGPDTNRDTKLGTPDLWPNMLMQMVLQTYQEATGDPRVVPFMLRYCDYLLSLEPKELIDPRHYWHHQRVGDQLASLVWLYNRTGEKKILDLAARLHKAGARWDLGVANHHGVNFAQAFREPATFGLFSGKYSDWQATEKDLKAFRDEFGQSPGGMYGADENARKGKTDPRQAAETCAVVEMMFSHELLFQYSGGDPQWADHAEDVTFNWLPATMTPDLKALRYLTSPNLAVSDAPSKSPGVENGGPMFLMDPNDHRCCQHNTGMGWPYFTEHLWFATDGNGLLAGIYAPNKVTAKVGPGVKVTIAEDTNYPFEETIRFKVDPAKPVRFPLSLRVPGWCKSASVKLNGKKQRVKPKASQFVQIDRTWKKGDVVELSLPMQVRTETWSQRPGTLSVYRGPLAYSLKIAEETKRVPRRNGWDAFEILPKSAWNYGLAPKPTFTFASKPAPKSGQIWEAARVPVSLTTQARRIPEWGLDHFGLVGVLQKSPARSLEKPETITLIPMGAARLRITVFPTATPTGNKWVGQQKPRPPLPTTYSHVFRGDSAGALSDGLEPRNSHDEEIPRFTWWDHKGTEEWVAYQFEAPRAFLSSRVYWFDDAAIKGECRVPESWKIQAKVNGEWVDVHAPAGFPVKKDAWSEVRFDTVVTAELRLVVMLKPGFSGGILEWELR
- a CDS encoding UbiX family flavin prenyltransferase; the encoded protein is MSTGKLVVGVTGASGAIYAQRFLKQAARHYSEIFLILSRQAPLVAETELRVPIDLENFSTGAWLGENLPNLHLLDDKDYFTPPASGSFRHDGMVIIPCSMGTAGRIANGISADLMTRAADVCLKEGRKLIVVPREMPWNLIHLRNFTQLAEAGATILPASPSWYHQPKTLEDLADTVVARVLQCLGIEQRILTQWMAED
- a CDS encoding NAD-dependent epimerase/dehydratase family protein, whose product is MRILILGGTKFLGRHIVEAALATGHQITLFHRGQTGADLFAGQVERILGDWTEHVRGLAGKNWDAVVYTGGYVPRVVQETARFIKDEGIANAFLFISSISVYDKPSAGADESWPVATLENTAIEEITGDTYGPLKAMCEDTVREVFPQTSIIARPGLIVGPHDPTDRFTYWPCRMAEGGDVLVPGRKSQPVQIIDVRDLAAWCVGALEQGCAGTYNLTGPAEPYQLGPLLETIRDTTKAKAELQWVDPAKLAEWEVQPWIQLPLYLGLESGDDGMMAVSIQRAVESGLRLRPIEETTRDTLAWAHSRPQPHEWRAGLTKEREQELLSLWWS
- the gyrA gene encoding DNA gyrase subunit A; this encodes MAENDPHLAYINVNDELARSYVNYAMSVIIARALPDVRDGLKPVQRRILYAMRTLNLTPENPHTKCAKVAGETQANYHPHGQEVIYPTLVRLGQSWSMRYPLVDGQGNFGSVDGDEPAAMRYTECRLTRLAMEMLEDLDRETVDWMTTYLQGDLLEPTSLPGKFPNLLCNGAQGIAVGMATSMPPHNLREVCNAILRRIENPSCTLEDLMEDVQGPDFPTYGIIMGTQGLRNCYTTGRGSIVMQAKTMIEPAEMGKSKIVITELPYQVNKTNLVKSIAEIGKLRKFDGITDVQDYSDKRGMRVEVDLRRDVNPNKALNYLLKHTNLRTTFGATMLSLVDGAPRVAPLDLIIDEYIRHRRDVIERRTRYELYRALEEVHLNEGFQIARRFLDEVIATIRAAEDVGVARAELVRKFELSPFQANAILNMPLRQLTKLSQQELENRYKEALLKVQNLMDILTDPIRLTGVMRDEVTAMRDKFGDDRRTKIITREAGDFSEEDLIPEEEVIISISRDNYIKRVSLDAYREQKRGGKGLKNVMKSEDEPAHLFQVNTHHFILFFTDRGRVYKLRAYDLPESGRYAKGMPVINYIQILGSERVTATVSVKDIKSDGYLTMITRMGEIKRTEMAKFENIRSNGLMAFDIEEGDDLNWVLKTRGNEDVLLVTREGQSIRFPETAARGRGRAAGGVRAVRFKNDEDHVVSAHIVRPGAYLLVIGEHGFGKLTDLEEYRVQGRGGSGILTMNVTDKTGKIVTGKVVDLDDKLLVMTTLGQSIRCPVKDIRVTGRIAQGVKIINLKDADTVKSVARVVKDADDGDLEISPEPEE
- the crcB gene encoding fluoride efflux transporter CrcB gives rise to the protein MDAYSRILAIGSGAFVGANARYWLGGWVQERTGTVFPWGTLLVNISGSLLIGLAMGLALEQNWALGWRLFLVVGVLGGYTTFSAFAYETVQLLSEGNLASAFGHMAGSLVSTVLAAWLGLALARALVGG